From a region of the Monodelphis domestica isolate mMonDom1 chromosome 8, mMonDom1.pri, whole genome shotgun sequence genome:
- the LOC100011661 gene encoding uncharacterized protein LOC100011661: MASNSQSSTWRRRKPKVTVELSEGQKREIKETFNFFDVDGSGNIDLKELKTAVCALGFEPKKEEIHKMMAEIDKEGLGTMNFESFLTVITTKMREKDEKEQLLKAFKLFDDDNTGCITLKNIKKVAKELGENLSDDELQEMLDEAGRSGNGKLNEREFLKIMKKTSLY; encoded by the coding sequence ATGGCATCTAATTCTCAATCAAGTACCTGGAGGCGGAGGAAGCCCAAAGTGACTGTCGAATTATCTGAGGGACAGAAACGTGAAATTAAAGAGACCTTCAACTTCTTTGATGTTGATGGATCTGGAAATATTGACTTGAAAGAACTAAAGACTGCGGTTTGTGCATTAGGGTTTGagccaaagaaagaagaaattcataaAATGATGGCAGAGATTGACAAAGAAGGACTTGGCACCATGAATTTTGAAAGCTTTCTTACCGTGATCACTACGAAAATGAGGGAAAAGGATGAAAAGGAACAACTTTTGAAGGCTTTCAAATTATTTGATGATGATAATACAGGATGTATCACCctcaaaaatattaagaaagttgCTAAGGAATTGGGAGAAAATTTATCAGATGATGAACTTCAGGAAATGCTGGACGAAGCTGGTCGTTCTGGCaatggaaaattaaatgaaagagaGTTTTTGAAGATAATgaagaaaaccagtctttatTAA